Proteins found in one Paenibacillus wynnii genomic segment:
- a CDS encoding recombinase family protein, translating into MFIGYMRPYEDDPHYENQISQLSTFPCDCIITEDHSSAKRRVKLDEMMIHLKPGDKVIVTKLFALADSTRHLVELLEVLNNQQAYIHSIAEGIDTSKSEGYSFNDIVKHLVDFQSDVISENTKRGLSEAKQKGHVPGRPRKADENVKRAVIMYQSKNFSLAEIKEETGISKSTLYRYLEN; encoded by the coding sequence ATGTTTATCGGATATATGAGACCTTACGAGGATGATCCACACTACGAGAATCAAATCAGTCAGCTTTCAACATTTCCATGTGATTGCATCATTACAGAAGATCATTCATCTGCTAAACGAAGAGTCAAACTTGATGAGATGATGATACATTTGAAGCCGGGGGATAAAGTAATTGTCACTAAGCTTTTTGCATTAGCCGATTCCACACGTCATCTTGTTGAGCTTTTAGAAGTATTGAACAACCAACAAGCATATATTCATTCTATAGCCGAAGGAATTGATACCAGTAAGTCTGAAGGGTATTCATTTAATGATATTGTAAAACATTTAGTGGATTTTCAAAGTGATGTGATCAGTGAGAACACAAAAAGAGGACTTTCCGAAGCCAAACAAAAGGGTCACGTTCCCGGACGACCTCGGAAAGCGGATGAGAATGTAAAAAGAGCGGTTATTATGTATCAGAGTAAAAACTTTAGTCTGGCAGAAATTAAAGAAGAAACCGGAATTAGTAAGTCTACACTATACCGTTACTTAGAGAACTAG